A window of Microbacterium sp. BK668 genomic DNA:
CGCCGAGCGATTGACGCCGACCGTGCGGCGGCCCTGGGCTAGACCCCGATCGACCGGTAGCGTGGGGTGCATGCCCAACATCGCACTCGAGCTCGGCAAGCAGTCGGCAACCCTCGGCATCAACGCGGCCTACGGCGAACAGCGCGATGTGGGGGGCGTTCAGGTCATCCCCGTCTCGTTCAGCTGGACCGGCTTCGGCGGCGGCTCCGACGAGGCGGGCAACGGCGGCGGCGGTGGCGGCGGCTGGGCAGTCCCGGTCGGTGCGTACATCCGCCGCGGCGGCGAGGTGCGCTTCGAGCCGAACATCGTCTCGCTCCTGGCGGTGGCGATCCCGTTCGTGTGGGTCGCGGGCCGCGCCCTGAGCCGTGTCATCCGCGCCCTCAAGAAGTAGCGCCGACCCGGTCGCCACCGTCCTCGACTCCGCCGCCACGGGCGTCCTCGACGCCGTGCGACAGCTCGGCGTGTCGAATCCCGTCGTCCTCATCGACGGCCAGAGCGGGTCCGGAAAGACGAGTCTCGCGCGCCGGCTCGTGGCGCGCTGGCCGCTCACGGGGCGCGTGCAGCTGATCGCGCTCGACAGCCTCTATCCAGGCTGGGACGGTCTGGCGGACGGCGTCGAGACCGCGCGGGCCGCCGTTCTCGTCCCGCATGGCCGGGGCGTGATCGGCATCTGGCAGCGGTGGGACTGGGATGCCTCGGAACCCGCCGAAGCCCATGCCGTCGATCCCTCCCTCCCGCTCATCGTCGAGGGGTCAGGCCTCCTCACTGCCGCGACGGCGCCCCTCGGCGACCTGCGCGTCTGGCTCGAGTCGCCGATGTCCTCGCGCAAGCGCCGCGCGCTCGAGCGCGACGGCGACACCTACCGTCCGCATTGGGATCAGTGGGCGGAGCAGGAGGAGCGGCATCTGGTGCGCGATGATCCGCGCCATCACGCGACGCATCTCTTCGAGGTCCCGTGAGCGACCCCCCGCGCGTCAGTCGTCGCTGTCCGCGGCGCGCACGAGCCCGTCGAGCCGGTAGCCGATCCAGTCGTAGACGCCGAACCGCGGGTCCTCGTCGTCGTGATCCTCCTCGGAGGTGATGCCCAGACGCGACGCCAGCACCAGTCGGATCGCGGCGAGCGTGCGCAGCCATGCCTGCAAGCCGTCGGCGTCGAGTCGAACCAGCGCCGTCTCGAGCAGGGTGTCGTCGTCGGCGGTGACCGCCGTGTCGGCGGGAATCGCGATGACGTGGGCGAGATCGGCCAGGACGGCCGCGGCATCCGTCGACCGCCTCTCGAGAAGTTCTCGCTGCGTGAGCTCGCGGAACTCCTGCGCCGCCGCGGGGTCGCCGGAATAGCCGTCGGGGACGATGCGCAGCACGGCCGGATCGTCCGGGAGTCCGTCGCCGGTCTCGTCGAGGAGTTCGGCGAACTGCGTCACGAGTCCCGCGAGGTGTGTCGCCTCCAGGCGGGACAGCTCGAGGACCACCACGCGATCGGGATTCATCACGGGGCCTCCCGGACGGTCGCCCACAGCCCGTAATCGTGCATGGCCCGCACGTGGAGCTCCATCTGCTCCCGCGCACCCTCCGCGACGACCGCGTGTCCGTCGTGATGGACCGCCAGCATGAGTCGCTCGGCATCCGGGCGCGGGTACCCGAAGTACTCCCGGAACACATGGACGACGTAGCTCATGAGGTTCACAGGGTCGTTCCAGACCACCGTCTGCCAGGCGCGGCGGGGGCCGGTCGTCGTGGCGGAATCGGCCTGCTCGGTCCGCTCCGGCGCGATCGCCGGGGACATCACGCCCACCCCAGTTCGTGCAGCCGATCGTCGTCGATCCCGTAGAAATGCGCGATCTCGTGCACGAGCGTCGTGTGCACCTCGTCGCGGAGCTCGTCCTCGCTCTCGCACGCGTGCAGATGCGGCTCCCGGTACACGATGATTCGGTCGGGCAGCTCTCCGCCGCCGTAGCGCCCTCGTTCGGTCAGCGCCCAGCCGTCGTAGAGTCCGAACAGGTCGAGGCTGCCGTCCTCAGGTCGGTCCTCGACGACGAACACCACGTTGTCGAGACCGTCGATCATGTCATCGGGCAGCTGGTCGAGCTCGTCGACCACCAGCGCCTCGAACGCCTCGACATCCATCTCGATCATCGCCGACTCGTGTCACACCCATTGGGGTGAGTAACGGGACTTGAACCCGCGACCCCCTGGACCACAACCAGGTGCTCTACCAACTGAGCTATACCCACCATGTCTCCCGCGTGAGCGGGCAACCAGAAGATTCTCTCACACCCCGGGAGCGAACGCTGACACGACCGACGCGGCCGCTGCGCGCGCGCCGTCGCTGGTCGGGCCGGGCTGCGGGACGAACACCGCCTGGCGGTAGTAGGCGAGCTCGCGGATGGACTCGCGGATGTCGGCGAGAGCGCGGTGTCCACCGCCCTTCGCGGGCGCGTGGATGTAGGCGCGGGGGTACCAGCGGCGCGCGAGCTCTTTGATGCTCGACACGTCGATGTTGCGGTAGTGGAGCCAGTGGTCGATGCGCGGCATGTACTTGGCCAGGAACATCCGGTCGGTGCCGATCGTGTTGCCCGCCAGGGGAGCCTTGCCCTCATTGGCGACGAACTGCTGGATGTACTCGAGCGCCTGGAACTCGGCATCGGCCAGACTCACGCCGTGCGGGATCTCCTCGAGGAGACCGGAGGTCGAGTGCATCTCCCGCACGAACTCGCTCATGTGGTCGAGTGCAGAGTCGTCGGGCTTGATCACGATATGGAAGCCGGGATGCACCGGGCGCAACTCGAAGTCCGTGATGACGACGGCGATCTCGACGAGCTCATCGATCTCGAGATCGAGGCCCGTCATCTCGCAGTCGATCCAAACGAGCCGATCGTTCTCGGAGGCGCCCACCATGAAGCCATCCTAATGATCGGCGCCGACGCGGCACCGGAGCCCCTCCGGGAGGATTCGAACCCCCGACCTGGCGGGTAGAAACCGCTCGCTCTGTCCCCTGAGCTACGGAGGGAAGGTGGATATCAGGCTACCGGGCGTCGCCGCGGCTCGGGAAACCACAGGTCCCGAGGGGCGGAAATCCGAAAACTGCCTGTCAATCCATGGCGCCGGGCCCCGCCCCGGCGTAGCGTCGGGAGCGCCGAGAGGACGATGACGTCGTCGGGAAAGGGTTTCATCATGAGCGAGACGCAGACGCGACGCCTGTGGGTGGCGTATGGACCCTCCGGGGCCGTGGGCACGATCGAGAAGAGCGGCGCCGACTACACCGTCAAGATGGTGGGAGCCGATGCGCCGGTCGGCTCGTATCCGTCGATGGATGTCGCCAAGAACGCCTTGTACTCGCACCTCAAGCCGGGCTCGGACTGGCCGGAGTTCCGCGAGCACTGAACTCGCTCCACAGGAGACTGAACGTGCTCCACGGGTGACGGCCGCTCGCGGAATCCGGAGTCGGCCGGCGGGGTTGCCCGCCGGAACCCTCGTCAGCGGGATCAGTCGGCGGGCCGCGCCTGCCTGGAGCCGGTGACGGGGGAGCGGGCCGACCGCCGGGTGTCGAGCAGCGGCAGAGCGATGTGGACCAGGGGTCCGATGAGCAGGGCGAACAGCACCGTGCCGATGCCCACGGTGCCCCCGAGCAGCCACCCGATGAGGAGCACCGACAGCTCGACGATCGCGCGGCACGCGAAGATGGGCCAGCCGAGCCGCGCGTGCATGCCCGTCATGAGTCCGTCGCGCGGGCCCGGGCCGAAGTGCGCGCCGATGTACAGACCGGATGCCACAGCCACGACGACGATGCCTCCCAGCAGCGCGGCGAACTGCGCGAGGAGCCCGCTCATCGGGGGGATGATTCCGAGGGCGAACTGCATGCTCGTCCCGACCAGGACGATGTTCGCGACCGTGCCGACTCCCGGCTTCTGCCGCAACGGGATCCACAGCAGGAGAACCAGGAAGCCGATGATGCTCGTCATCCAGCCGATCCCGATCCCGGTGTGGATCGAAACACCTTCGGCGAAGACGGTCCATGGGTCGACCCCGAGACCGGCCTCGACCGTGAGCGCGCAGCCGATGCCGTAGAGGATCAGGCCGGTCAGCAGCTGGACGACGCGTCGTGTCATGCGACCATCCAATCGCATGATTGGCCCGACGCGCACAGTCCAATTCGGGTAATCTGGCCGAATGGATTCCCGGATCTCCGCCCGGTCGCTGACGGCGGCGCTCGGCGGGTGGCGAACGCGCGAGCCCGCCTACGAGGCTCTGGCCGACGGCATCCGTCTGCTCTGTCTCGACAACCGCCTGGCCCCGCGTACGACGCTTCCCGCTGAACGCGAGCTCGCCGCCAGCCTCCAGGTGAGCCGGAGCACCGTCGCCGCGGCGTATCGCAGCCTCCGCGAGACGGGTCACATCGCGAGCGTGCGAGGGTCCGGGAGTGAAACGCTTCCCCTGCGTCGCCGCGATCCTGGCCGGGCGGCATCCTCGGACGGTGCCATAGATCTGCAGCAGGCGAGCCCGCCCGCCTGGCCAGGCCTCGCGGGGGTCATCGCCGAGGTCGCGGGGCAGTCGGCTGCGCTCGTCGGTCGGGTCGGCTACGACGTCGTCGGCCGACCGGACCTCCGCGCCGCCATCGCTGAGCACTACGCGCGCCGCGGAATCCCGACCGACCCGGGTGAGGTGCTCGTGACCACGGGCGCTCAGTCCGCGATCCACCTGCTCGCATCCGTGCTGCTCGGCCGCGGCGATCGCCTGCTCATCGAGACTCCGACGTATCCGCACGCCGTGGACGCGTTCCGGCGCGCGGGCGCAAGACCGGTCGGGGTGCCCGTGACGACCGCCGACGGCTGGGATCTCGATCGCGCCGAGCAGGCCCTCGCGCGCACGCTGCCGGTCGCCGCGTACCTGATGCCCGACTTCCAGAACCCGACGGGCCGGTCCATGACGCCCGACGACCGAGCGACGATGCTGGCGGCGGCGGAGCGGTCGGGGACGGTGCTCATCCTCGACGAGACCACGGCCGACCTCGACATCGACCGGGGATGGGTCGCGCCGGCATTCCTGCACGCAGAGCCGGGTTCGGTCGTGCGATTGGGCTCCCTCGGCAAGACGGTGTGGGGCGGTCTTCGCGTCGGGTGGATCCGCGCGCACGCCGACCTGATCCGCCGCCTCGTCGCGGCGCGATCGACGCAGGACCTGGGCACGCCGGAGTTCGAGCAGGCTGTTGCGGCGGCGCTGCTGCCGATGCTTCCCGAGATCGTCGGACAACGATCCCACCTCCTGCGTACGGGGCGTGACGCCATGGTC
This region includes:
- a CDS encoding DUF2017 family protein; protein product: MNPDRVVVLELSRLEATHLAGLVTQFAELLDETGDGLPDDPAVLRIVPDGYSGDPAAAQEFRELTQRELLERRSTDAAAVLADLAHVIAIPADTAVTADDDTLLETALVRLDADGLQAWLRTLAAIRLVLASRLGITSEEDHDDEDPRFGVYDWIGYRLDGLVRAADSDD
- the clpS gene encoding ATP-dependent Clp protease adapter ClpS, producing the protein MGVMSPAIAPERTEQADSATTTGPRRAWQTVVWNDPVNLMSYVVHVFREYFGYPRPDAERLMLAVHHDGHAVVAEGAREQMELHVRAMHDYGLWATVREAP
- a CDS encoding metallopeptidase family protein, with the protein product MIEMDVEAFEALVVDELDQLPDDMIDGLDNVVFVVEDRPEDGSLDLFGLYDGWALTERGRYGGGELPDRIIVYREPHLHACESEDELRDEVHTTLVHEIAHFYGIDDDRLHELGWA
- the orn gene encoding oligoribonuclease, translated to MVGASENDRLVWIDCEMTGLDLEIDELVEIAVVITDFELRPVHPGFHIVIKPDDSALDHMSEFVREMHSTSGLLEEIPHGVSLADAEFQALEYIQQFVANEGKAPLAGNTIGTDRMFLAKYMPRIDHWLHYRNIDVSSIKELARRWYPRAYIHAPAKGGGHRALADIRESIRELAYYRQAVFVPQPGPTSDGARAAAASVVSAFAPGV
- a CDS encoding methyltransferase, with the protein product MSETQTRRLWVAYGPSGAVGTIEKSGADYTVKMVGADAPVGSYPSMDVAKNALYSHLKPGSDWPEFREH
- a CDS encoding PLP-dependent aminotransferase family protein: MDSRISARSLTAALGGWRTREPAYEALADGIRLLCLDNRLAPRTTLPAERELAASLQVSRSTVAAAYRSLRETGHIASVRGSGSETLPLRRRDPGRAASSDGAIDLQQASPPAWPGLAGVIAEVAGQSAALVGRVGYDVVGRPDLRAAIAEHYARRGIPTDPGEVLVTTGAQSAIHLLASVLLGRGDRLLIETPTYPHAVDAFRRAGARPVGVPVTTADGWDLDRAEQALARTLPVAAYLMPDFQNPTGRSMTPDDRATMLAAAERSGTVLILDETTADLDIDRGWVAPAFLHAEPGSVVRLGSLGKTVWGGLRVGWIRAHADLIRRLVAARSTQDLGTPEFEQAVAAALLPMLPEIVGQRSHLLRTGRDAMVTALRSHLPDWAVPSPAGGVALWIELDAPLSSALVMDVRARGLLLSAGSRFAADGGHDRHLRVPFTAPLDELEHAAAILAEAWPRVRGGAPVAIVDQLEAVV